Proteins encoded together in one bacterium window:
- a CDS encoding sulfatase, producing MRVRRLVPVLFSFVLSVALLASFPACHGDDGATVEPPAVEGTRLERFRARAAEHLERNAALFDRLEDFDAARTLAALDVHPANGFVWRLDDRLAEARRIEEPDRAESSAVEPGLAPLVLRPDASEYAHDGDVLRIDYRKGDALTTAGPIDVPIERVAALELRLKTRSIRRMEWAWSADREASLGKREDARVAILDVDTTPDGAFHTYRIHLRDLLRKRVPAGGRIRRVWLRPSLDRDDDLEIASVRWVSVQERYAAAPTGVSDEEIALERRRVLHTGAGVTLEYDLALPPTPTRLRTGLAVHDSSAPIRFGVDVLEGGQATGLVDAMVADRAGWRDVDVSLARWAGKDVTLRLRTEGASGGVGFWSAPTVSTSPRAPMHVIVLLQDTLRADHLSTYGYARETTPGLDAYARGGAVFEYGYAQATKTRPSVPSLMTGLFPTTTGVWDFTQRLDEGHVTLAEVLRRQGFATAAFVPNGNAGPFSGIDQGFDHLFQDYPIATGEGAPRERNVFGVSPSTDDVIGPTLDRWIARHADRNTFLYIHVVDPHGPYDPPAPHDAWFRDLEEGSEPETPDVVRHDPEWIASPTRAGRRARYDGEIRNNDEVIARFLERLEASGRLANTLMVFVSDHGEHLGEHDLWEHHPPGFVQVLHVPIVFGWPGRIPAGQRIRASAGLIDVMPTILDLLEVPREALPLQGRSWASTLRGGARETPVDDIVVSDEVIGRAAEDARPWGSVFFEGHHVLSSIRLKGDARRVDADPEAGEKVRVFDVRSDPRETAPVETPEARALAREAMSFLAEFQAGNQEVARRLVGRDERTIELDPETQARLRAMGYLVD from the coding sequence ATGCGAGTCCGGCGTCTCGTCCCTGTCCTCTTCAGTTTCGTCCTCTCGGTCGCGCTGCTCGCCTCGTTCCCCGCGTGTCATGGGGACGACGGCGCGACGGTCGAACCTCCGGCCGTCGAGGGCACGCGCCTCGAGCGCTTCCGTGCACGCGCCGCGGAGCACCTCGAACGAAACGCCGCGCTCTTCGATCGACTCGAGGACTTCGACGCAGCGCGGACACTGGCCGCGCTCGACGTCCATCCCGCGAACGGATTCGTCTGGCGCCTCGACGACCGGCTCGCCGAGGCGCGTCGCATCGAGGAACCCGATCGAGCGGAATCCTCCGCGGTCGAGCCTGGGCTCGCGCCCCTCGTGCTCCGCCCGGACGCGAGCGAATACGCGCACGACGGCGACGTCCTGCGGATCGACTATCGCAAGGGCGATGCGCTCACGACGGCCGGTCCAATCGACGTTCCGATCGAGCGAGTCGCGGCGCTCGAACTCCGACTGAAGACGCGATCCATTCGTCGGATGGAGTGGGCGTGGAGCGCCGATCGGGAGGCGTCGCTCGGAAAGCGCGAGGACGCGCGGGTCGCGATCCTGGACGTCGACACGACGCCGGACGGGGCCTTCCATACCTATCGGATCCATCTCCGCGATCTCCTTCGAAAGCGCGTTCCCGCCGGCGGGCGGATCCGGCGCGTCTGGCTCCGTCCCTCCCTCGACCGGGACGACGACCTCGAGATCGCTTCGGTCCGATGGGTCTCCGTCCAGGAACGCTATGCGGCGGCCCCGACGGGCGTGAGCGACGAGGAGATCGCGCTCGAACGTCGGCGGGTCCTCCATACGGGCGCCGGCGTGACCCTCGAATACGATCTCGCACTCCCGCCGACGCCCACGCGCCTCCGCACGGGTCTCGCCGTCCACGACTCGTCCGCGCCGATCCGCTTCGGGGTCGACGTCTTGGAGGGCGGACAGGCGACGGGACTCGTCGACGCGATGGTGGCCGATCGAGCGGGTTGGCGAGACGTGGACGTCTCGCTGGCGCGCTGGGCGGGGAAGGACGTCACGCTCCGACTCCGGACCGAGGGCGCCTCCGGCGGTGTCGGATTCTGGAGCGCGCCGACCGTCTCGACATCGCCCCGCGCGCCGATGCACGTGATCGTGCTGCTCCAGGACACGCTGCGGGCCGATCACCTCTCGACCTACGGATACGCGCGCGAGACCACGCCGGGCCTCGATGCATACGCGCGGGGCGGCGCCGTCTTCGAGTACGGGTACGCGCAGGCGACGAAGACGAGGCCCTCCGTACCCTCGCTCATGACGGGGCTCTTCCCGACGACGACGGGCGTCTGGGACTTCACGCAGCGCCTCGACGAGGGCCACGTGACCCTGGCCGAGGTGCTCCGTCGACAGGGTTTCGCGACGGCCGCCTTCGTTCCGAACGGCAACGCCGGCCCCTTCTCCGGGATCGACCAGGGCTTCGACCACCTGTTCCAGGACTACCCGATCGCGACGGGGGAGGGCGCACCTCGGGAGCGGAACGTCTTCGGAGTGAGCCCTTCGACGGACGACGTGATCGGCCCGACGCTCGACCGCTGGATCGCACGGCACGCCGACCGGAACACCTTCCTCTACATCCACGTCGTCGATCCCCATGGTCCGTACGATCCGCCGGCGCCCCACGACGCGTGGTTCCGCGACCTCGAAGAAGGGAGCGAACCGGAGACGCCCGACGTCGTGCGCCACGATCCGGAGTGGATCGCGTCGCCGACTCGCGCCGGTCGCCGCGCGCGCTACGACGGCGAGATCCGCAACAACGACGAGGTGATCGCGCGTTTCCTGGAACGCCTCGAGGCCTCCGGTCGGCTCGCGAACACGCTGATGGTGTTCGTGTCGGACCACGGCGAGCATCTCGGAGAGCACGACCTCTGGGAGCACCATCCGCCCGGCTTCGTACAGGTCCTGCACGTGCCGATCGTGTTCGGTTGGCCGGGACGGATCCCGGCGGGCCAGCGCATTCGCGCGTCGGCGGGACTGATCGACGTCATGCCGACGATCCTCGACCTGCTCGAGGTTCCGAGGGAGGCGCTGCCGCTTCAGGGCCGCTCCTGGGCTTCGACGCTTCGTGGCGGCGCGCGTGAGACGCCCGTCGACGACATCGTCGTGTCGGACGAAGTGATCGGGCGCGCGGCAGAGGATGCCCGACCGTGGGGCTCGGTCTTCTTCGAGGGCCACCATGTCCTGAGCTCGATCCGCTTGAAAGGGGACGCGCGACGCGTCGATGCGGACCCGGAAGCGGGGGAGAAGGTCCGGGTCTTCGACGTGCGCTCGGATCCCCGGGAGACGGCCCCGGTCGAGACGCCGGAGGCCCGGGCCCTCGCACGCGAGGCGATGTCGTTCCTCGCCGAGTTCCAGGCCGGGAACCAGGAGGTCGCTCGTCGCCTCGTCGGGAGAGACGAACGGACGATCGAGCTCGATCCGGAGACCCAGGCCCGGCTCCGGGCGATGGGATATCTCGTCGACTGA
- a CDS encoding CoA transferase, whose product MRTREELNEFIAGQRQASCFEGLPLEGKRVLDFSTVVAAPYAACMLGDAGADIIKIENPKLPDALRGWSTLKELGIEPYHSVVGRNKFPVTINMKADEGKEIFTELIKQSDVLIENMRVGAMDRLGFSHEHILEINPGIIIGKVSGYGMTGPKNQQPGFGTLAEAYSGFSYLNGDPEKGPLSPPHALADLTTGIHLAYAISLAMMRQERGVKGGQVIDISLYEALFGYFGGEFVGYKLTGQNPEPIGNELRSAAPRSVYKTKDDRYIALSCSAQKPWENLAKVMGQPELIEDERFKTNVDRIGNRYILNDIIQEWHSTKTEADVLEICSKEGITAGPILTMADIDEDEHYAERGSFYYVEDPATGIELKMPNIPFRLLGEKSTKIRFPGLPQASANEIVYGELLGYSAEKVDALREAGAI is encoded by the coding sequence ATGCGAACCCGAGAAGAACTCAACGAATTCATCGCCGGCCAGCGCCAGGCGAGCTGCTTCGAAGGCCTGCCGCTCGAGGGCAAGCGCGTGCTCGACTTCTCGACGGTCGTCGCCGCCCCCTACGCGGCCTGCATGCTCGGGGACGCCGGCGCCGACATCATCAAGATCGAGAACCCGAAGCTGCCGGACGCTCTGCGCGGCTGGAGCACCCTCAAGGAACTCGGCATCGAGCCGTACCACTCGGTCGTGGGTCGCAACAAGTTCCCGGTCACCATCAACATGAAGGCCGACGAAGGGAAGGAGATCTTCACGGAGCTGATCAAGCAGAGCGACGTGCTGATCGAGAACATGCGCGTCGGTGCGATGGACCGGCTCGGCTTCTCCCACGAGCACATCCTCGAGATCAATCCCGGCATCATCATCGGCAAGGTCTCGGGCTACGGCATGACCGGCCCGAAGAACCAGCAGCCCGGCTTCGGGACCCTCGCCGAGGCGTACAGCGGCTTCTCCTACCTGAACGGCGACCCGGAGAAGGGGCCGCTCTCGCCGCCCCACGCTCTCGCCGACCTCACGACGGGCATCCATCTCGCCTACGCGATCTCGCTCGCGATGATGCGCCAGGAGCGTGGGGTGAAGGGTGGCCAGGTGATCGACATCTCGCTCTACGAGGCGCTCTTCGGCTACTTCGGCGGCGAGTTCGTCGGTTACAAGCTGACCGGCCAGAACCCCGAGCCGATCGGCAACGAGCTCCGCTCCGCCGCGCCGCGCAGCGTCTACAAGACGAAGGACGACCGCTACATCGCGCTGTCCTGCTCCGCCCAGAAGCCCTGGGAGAACCTCGCGAAGGTCATGGGCCAGCCGGAGCTGATCGAGGACGAGCGCTTCAAGACGAACGTCGATCGGATCGGCAATCGCTACATCCTGAACGACATCATCCAGGAGTGGCACTCGACCAAGACCGAGGCCGACGTCCTCGAGATCTGCTCCAAGGAAGGCATCACGGCAGGGCCGATCCTCACGATGGCCGACATCGACGAGGACGAGCACTACGCCGAGCGTGGGAGCTTCTACTACGTGGAAGATCCCGCCACGGGGATCGAGCTCAAGATGCCGAACATCCCCTTCCGCCTGCTCGGCGAGAAGTCGACGAAGATCCGTTTTCCCGGCCTGCCGCAGGCGTCGGCGAACGAGATCGTCTACGGCGAGCTCCTCGGCTACTCCGCGGAGAAGGTCGACGCGCTCCGGGAAGCCGGTGCGATCTAG